One Campylobacter concisus DNA segment encodes these proteins:
- the rseP gene encoding RIP metalloprotease RseP, with the protein MKGILFTLALLCLGLYAYSFYFLVTVLAISFLIFFHELGHFLAARMLGVKVNTFSIGFGEKIYTKNVGGTDYCLSAIPLGGYVQLKGQDDTDPKAKNYDADSYNVLSPIKRIYILFAGPFFNFILAFFIYILLGFIGVERLAPSVGHIAEGSAAASAGIAINDKILEINGVKINEWDEISKNVKLEPSAILIDRNGSQMTINLTPKIGETINLFNEKMQRPLIGIQPNGEVVKIYHTGLESLKFAFGETVEASKLIFKSFEKLVVGAVPLKEVGGIVQIADVTSKAAKISLSVLLTIVALISVNLGVLNLFPIPALDGGHILFNIYELIFRREINERVLVTLTYCGWALLLGIMVLATFNDIMRLSGGL; encoded by the coding sequence TTGAAAGGCATTCTCTTCACGCTAGCCCTGCTTTGCCTTGGGCTTTATGCGTATTCGTTTTATTTTTTAGTGACCGTTTTAGCCATTAGTTTTCTCATATTTTTCCATGAGCTTGGCCACTTTTTAGCAGCAAGAATGCTCGGCGTCAAAGTAAATACCTTTAGCATCGGCTTTGGCGAGAAAATTTACACCAAAAATGTTGGCGGCACCGACTACTGCCTAAGCGCTATCCCGCTTGGCGGATACGTGCAGCTAAAAGGGCAAGACGACACCGACCCAAAGGCCAAAAACTACGACGCTGATAGCTACAACGTACTAAGTCCCATAAAGCGCATCTACATCCTCTTTGCAGGACCATTTTTTAACTTTATCTTGGCATTTTTCATATACATTTTGCTTGGATTTATCGGTGTTGAAAGACTTGCGCCAAGTGTCGGACACATAGCTGAAGGCTCGGCAGCTGCAAGCGCTGGCATAGCAATAAACGATAAAATTTTAGAGATAAATGGCGTAAAAATAAACGAGTGGGACGAGATCAGCAAAAATGTAAAGCTTGAACCTAGCGCCATTTTGATAGATCGCAACGGCTCGCAAATGACTATAAATTTAACACCAAAGATAGGTGAAACGATAAATTTATTTAATGAAAAGATGCAGCGCCCACTTATCGGCATCCAGCCTAATGGCGAAGTGGTGAAAATTTATCACACAGGTTTAGAGAGCTTAAAATTTGCCTTTGGTGAGACAGTTGAGGCTTCAAAGCTCATCTTTAAAAGCTTTGAAAAGCTAGTCGTTGGAGCTGTGCCACTAAAAGAGGTTGGCGGTATCGTGCAGATCGCCGATGTCACATCAAAGGCCGCTAAGATCAGCCTTAGTGTGCTTTTAACAATCGTAGCGCTCATCTCTGTAAATTTGGGCGTGCTAAACCTCTTTCCTATCCCAGCGCTTGATGGCGGGCACATTTTATTTAACATTTATGAACTAATTTTCAGACGCGAGATAAATGAGCGAGTGCTTGTTACGCTTACCTACTGCGGCTGGGCACTACTGCTTGGCATCATGGTGCTCGCGACATTCAATGACATTATGAGATTAAGCGGAGGTTTATGA
- the pgsA gene encoding CDP-diacylglycerol--glycerol-3-phosphate 3-phosphatidyltransferase, with protein sequence MSLNLPNSLAFFRILLAPLMFFMLVNAPGIFTQIHISWINYFAALIFVIASVTDFFDGYIARSWDQKTKLGAILDPLADKMLILAAFLGLMMLGRASAWAVYLILIREFFITGFRVVMASDGVEVAASMAGKVKTVSQMFAVGFLLMSWPGGELLLWIAVALTLYSGFEYIFAYVKAMKKS encoded by the coding sequence GTGAGCTTAAATTTACCAAATTCACTGGCATTTTTTAGGATATTGCTAGCTCCGCTTATGTTTTTTATGCTCGTAAATGCGCCAGGGATTTTTACGCAAATTCATATAAGCTGGATAAACTACTTCGCAGCCCTCATCTTTGTGATCGCCTCGGTGACTGACTTTTTTGACGGCTACATCGCTAGAAGCTGGGATCAAAAGACTAAACTTGGCGCGATCCTTGACCCACTAGCCGATAAGATGCTGATTTTGGCTGCATTTTTAGGCCTTATGATGCTTGGTAGAGCGAGTGCTTGGGCTGTTTATCTTATCTTGATAAGAGAGTTTTTTATAACTGGCTTTCGTGTCGTGATGGCAAGTGACGGCGTCGAAGTCGCAGCTTCGATGGCTGGCAAGGTCAAAACCGTTTCGCAGATGTTTGCGGTTGGATTTTTACTGATGAGCTGGCCTGGTGGCGAGCTTTTGCTATGGATCGCTGTTGCGCTCACTCTTTATTCTGGGTTTGAATACATCTTTGCCTATGTAAAGGCGATGAAAAAGAGTTAA
- a CDS encoding enoyl-ACP reductase, with translation MKDALNEFKGKTLVISGGTRGIGRAIVEEFAKAGVNIAFTYNSNEELAKEQAKELETTYKIKARAYALNILEPETYKELFLKIDEDFDRVDFFISNAIISGRAVAGGYTKFMKLKPRGINNIFTATVNAFVVGAQEAAKRMEKVGGGSIISLSSTGNLVYIENYAGHGTAKAAVEAMARYAATELGEKNIRVNVVSGGPIETDALRAFTNYEEVRDMTAKLSPLNRMGQPADLAGACLFLCSSKASWVTGHTFIIDGGTTFK, from the coding sequence ATGAAGGACGCACTAAACGAATTTAAAGGTAAAACGCTAGTCATCAGCGGCGGCACTAGAGGCATCGGCAGAGCCATAGTCGAAGAATTTGCAAAAGCTGGCGTAAATATAGCATTTACCTACAACTCAAACGAGGAGCTTGCCAAAGAGCAGGCAAAAGAGCTTGAGACTACCTACAAGATAAAAGCTAGAGCCTACGCGCTAAATATCCTTGAGCCAGAGACTTATAAGGAGCTATTTTTAAAGATAGATGAGGACTTTGACAGGGTTGATTTTTTCATCTCAAACGCTATTATCTCAGGTCGCGCAGTGGCTGGTGGATACACTAAATTTATGAAGCTAAAACCAAGAGGTATAAATAATATCTTCACAGCAACCGTAAATGCCTTTGTCGTGGGCGCGCAAGAGGCTGCAAAACGCATGGAAAAAGTGGGTGGAGGCAGTATCATTAGCCTAAGCTCAACTGGAAATTTAGTCTATATCGAAAACTACGCAGGCCACGGCACAGCAAAAGCAGCCGTTGAAGCGATGGCAAGATACGCTGCGACCGAGCTTGGTGAGAAAAACATCCGCGTAAATGTCGTAAGCGGCGGCCCTATCGAGACAGACGCGCTAAGAGCCTTTACCAACTACGAAGAGGTGCGCGATATGACGGCAAAGCTTAGCCCGCTAAACCGCATGGGACAGCCTGCTGATCTAGCTGGAGCATGTCTATTTTTATGCTCGTCTAAGGCTAGCTGGGTGACTGGACATACATTTATAATAGATGGTGGCACGACTTTTAAATGA
- the dapA gene encoding 4-hydroxy-tetrahydrodipicolinate synthase — protein sequence MTALVTPFKNQKIDEVSFEKLIKRQIKNGIDVVVPVGTTGESATLTHDEHRICIEIAVDACKGTNVKVLAGAGSNATHEAIGIAKFAQAHGAHGILSVAPYYNKPTQEGLYEHYKAIANSIEIPVFLYNVPGRVGVDILPATVFRLFKDCKNIFGIKEATGSIDRCVDLLAHEPDLVVISGEDAINYPILSYGGKGVISVTANLLPDQISQLTHLAMNEEYKKAKLINDNLYTINKTLFCESNPIPIKAAMYLAGLINTLEYRLPLCKPSKENFKKIEEVIKNYEIKGF from the coding sequence ATGACAGCACTAGTTACGCCATTTAAAAACCAAAAAATAGACGAAGTCAGTTTTGAAAAACTGATAAAAAGACAGATAAAAAACGGCATAGACGTCGTTGTGCCAGTGGGAACAACTGGTGAGAGCGCAACTCTAACGCATGATGAGCATAGAATTTGCATCGAGATCGCAGTAGATGCATGTAAAGGCACAAATGTCAAGGTGCTCGCTGGTGCTGGCAGCAACGCCACTCACGAGGCCATAGGTATCGCTAAATTTGCTCAAGCTCACGGTGCTCACGGCATCCTATCAGTCGCTCCTTACTATAACAAACCGACGCAAGAAGGGCTTTACGAGCACTACAAGGCTATCGCAAACAGCATAGAAATTCCGGTGTTTCTTTACAACGTCCCAGGCAGAGTTGGCGTAGATATCTTGCCAGCAACCGTTTTTAGACTTTTTAAAGATTGTAAAAATATTTTTGGCATCAAAGAAGCAACAGGCAGCATCGATAGATGCGTCGATCTGCTAGCTCACGAGCCTGATTTAGTGGTCATTAGCGGCGAAGATGCGATAAACTACCCTATCCTATCATACGGCGGAAAGGGCGTCATCTCGGTCACTGCAAACCTCTTACCAGATCAAATTTCACAGCTTACTCACCTTGCGATGAATGAAGAGTACAAAAAAGCAAAACTGATAAATGACAACCTCTATACGATAAACAAAACACTCTTTTGCGAAAGCAACCCGATACCGATCAAAGCGGCGATGTATCTAGCAGGACTGATCAACACTTTGGAGTACCGCTTGCCACTTTGCAAACCGAGCAAAGAAAATTTCAAAAAGATCGAAGAAGTTATTAAAAATTACGAAATAAAGGGATTTTAA
- a CDS encoding M16 family metallopeptidase, whose protein sequence is MIKFNKFKLENGLEIYHVPVNPGSKVISVDVFYKVGSRNEVMGKSGIAHMLEHLNFKSTKNLRAGEFDEIVKGFGGVNNASTGFDYTHYFIKASNENLDKTLGLFAELMKNLSLKDKEFQPEREVVHEERRWRTDNNPMGYLYFRLYNHAFIYHPYHWTPIGFIKDIENWKIADIKEFHATYYQPKNAILMISGDISKDEAFKLAKKNFSSIKNKRAIPKLHCKEPEQDGARRAIIYKDSQTQMLAIAYKIPDFRHADQVGLNAISEYLATGKSSILQQRLVDELMLVNQIYAYNMSCVDENLFIFLAVCNPDVEASAVETEILKIIDDLKRKPIDKEDVLRVKNLIKTDFIYSFESASKVANLYGSYLARGDIKPLYELEKNIDKIDAKLLKEIANRYFNEKTSTTIILKKE, encoded by the coding sequence TTGATAAAATTTAATAAATTTAAACTAGAAAATGGACTTGAAATTTATCACGTGCCAGTAAATCCTGGCTCAAAAGTGATAAGTGTTGATGTCTTTTATAAAGTTGGCTCCAGAAACGAAGTGATGGGCAAAAGTGGCATCGCTCACATGCTAGAGCATCTAAATTTCAAATCAACCAAAAATTTACGCGCTGGCGAATTTGATGAGATCGTAAAGGGCTTTGGCGGCGTAAATAACGCAAGCACGGGCTTTGACTACACTCACTACTTCATAAAAGCTTCAAATGAAAATTTAGACAAAACGCTTGGTCTTTTTGCCGAGCTTATGAAAAATTTAAGCCTAAAAGATAAAGAATTTCAGCCAGAGCGCGAGGTGGTGCACGAAGAGCGCAGGTGGCGAACAGACAACAACCCCATGGGATACCTCTACTTTAGGCTCTACAACCACGCATTTATCTACCACCCATACCACTGGACACCAATAGGCTTTATAAAAGATATCGAAAACTGGAAGATCGCTGATATAAAAGAATTTCACGCTACATACTATCAGCCAAAAAACGCCATTTTAATGATAAGTGGCGACATCAGCAAAGACGAGGCATTTAAGCTAGCTAAGAAAAACTTTAGCAGCATAAAAAATAAAAGAGCCATACCAAAACTACACTGCAAAGAGCCTGAGCAAGACGGTGCAAGAAGGGCTATCATCTACAAAGATAGCCAAACGCAAATGCTAGCAATCGCTTATAAGATCCCAGACTTTAGGCATGCTGATCAAGTGGGGCTAAATGCGATAAGTGAATATCTAGCCACTGGCAAAAGCTCTATCTTGCAGCAACGCCTTGTCGATGAGCTAATGCTTGTAAATCAAATTTACGCTTACAATATGAGCTGCGTTGATGAAAATTTATTTATATTTTTAGCAGTTTGCAACCCAGACGTCGAGGCTAGCGCGGTTGAGACTGAAATTTTAAAGATCATAGATGATCTAAAGAGAAAGCCGATCGACAAAGAGGACGTTTTAAGAGTTAAAAATTTGATAAAAACTGATTTTATCTACTCATTTGAGAGCGCGAGCAAGGTGGCAAATTTATACGGCTCATACCTTGCTAGAGGCGATATAAAGCCACTTTACGAGCTTGAAAAAAATATAGATAAGATAGATGCCAAGCTTTTAAAAGAGATAGCAAATAGATATTTCAACGAAAAAACTAGCACGACAATAATCTTAAAAAAGGAATAG
- a CDS encoding quinone-dependent dihydroorotate dehydrogenase codes for MSLNYNTLKSIFFKFDPETAHKIAEVAMVGANKIFPGSLSFLAHKCVVDDNALKQNLFSSTYHNPVGIAGGFDKNATMFEALTALGFGHLEFGTFTPKPQPGNAKPRLFRLIDEESIQNAMGFNNEGCEAIKNRVKKIYPFTIPVWANIGKNKVTPNEDAIKDYEILVREFSEICDTFVINVSSPNTPNLRALQDESFIKELFSVILPLTKKPIIFKIAPDMSHEDAIKLCSCAVENGASGVLVSNTSVDYSLSHSSNLKDFGGLSGKVIAKKSKEIFKAVADELYGKTTLIACGGIDSGAEAYERIKMGANLVQIFTSFIFKGPMIARDINLEILELLKRDGFASISEAVGANVKK; via the coding sequence ATGAGCTTAAACTACAATACTTTAAAATCTATATTTTTCAAATTTGATCCTGAAACCGCCCACAAGATCGCTGAAGTCGCGATGGTTGGGGCAAACAAAATATTCCCTGGCTCGCTAAGCTTTTTAGCGCACAAATGCGTGGTCGATGACAATGCGCTAAAACAAAATTTATTCTCAAGCACCTACCACAACCCAGTTGGCATAGCTGGTGGCTTTGATAAAAACGCCACGATGTTTGAAGCGCTAACGGCTCTTGGATTTGGACACTTAGAATTTGGCACATTTACACCAAAACCACAACCTGGCAACGCAAAACCAAGGCTTTTTAGGCTCATAGACGAAGAGAGCATCCAAAATGCAATGGGCTTTAACAACGAAGGCTGTGAGGCTATCAAAAATAGAGTAAAAAAGATATATCCTTTCACCATACCAGTTTGGGCAAACATCGGTAAAAACAAGGTTACACCAAACGAAGATGCGATAAAAGACTATGAAATTTTAGTAAGAGAATTTAGCGAAATTTGCGATACATTTGTCATAAACGTCTCATCGCCAAACACGCCAAATTTAAGAGCATTGCAGGATGAGAGCTTTATAAAAGAGCTTTTTAGCGTCATTTTGCCACTAACTAAAAAGCCGATCATCTTTAAAATAGCTCCTGACATGAGCCACGAAGATGCGATCAAGCTTTGTAGCTGTGCGGTAGAAAACGGCGCTAGTGGCGTGCTTGTTTCAAATACAAGCGTTGATTATTCGCTCTCTCACTCATCAAATTTAAAGGACTTTGGCGGACTAAGTGGCAAGGTGATCGCCAAAAAATCAAAAGAGATCTTTAAAGCCGTGGCTGATGAGCTTTATGGCAAGACGACGCTTATCGCGTGTGGCGGCATAGATAGCGGTGCAGAGGCTTATGAGCGCATAAAAATGGGAGCAAATTTAGTTCAAATTTTTACAAGCTTTATCTTTAAAGGGCCGATGATCGCAAGAGATATAAATTTAGAAATTTTAGAGCTTTTAAAAAGAGATGGCTTTGCCTCTATCAGCGAAGCAGTCGGCGCAAATGTTAAAAAATAG
- a CDS encoding ABC transporter ATP-binding protein, translated as MNNFGLKDVLKRFGPYFKDYIPHFIFAIIGMGLASGGTAVSAYLVEPVLNKIFVEKNEKLLYILPCAIIAIYVIKNIGTFMQAYFTAYIGQDTIRRFREKMVANLLNLDMDFFNEFRTGELISRTTNDIDRIRSIVSSMIPELTREFITIIGLLCVVIYQSPKLAFFALVVMPVAIYPISRLAKRMKKISKQSQEKTSDITSALSEIFTNIEIIKANNAQEYEHSRFVDENNKFFKLNLKSVKIEQLVSPLMETIGSIGVAAVIIIGGKDVIDGHINMGAFFSFLTALFMLYTPLKRIVNIYNKMQDAIAASERTFFLMDKVSQIKDGEKELNEEINLIKFNDVRLSYGDKEVLKGINLEANKSEFIALVGSSGGGKSSLMNLLMRFYDVNGGEILINGTNLKDIKIHSIRQNIGLVTQRVYIFNDTVAKNVAYGREFDEEAVINALKLANAYEFVSKLDNGINTILNEFGTNLSGGQRQRIAIARALYQNPQILIFDEATSALDNESEKEITKAINNLRSKKIIFVIAHRLSTVENADKIAVLSDGKIIDSGSDEELSKRNEIYARLKGKALV; from the coding sequence ATGAATAATTTTGGCTTAAAAGATGTGCTAAAGCGCTTTGGTCCTTACTTTAAAGACTACATCCCACACTTCATCTTTGCCATCATCGGCATGGGGCTTGCCAGTGGTGGAACGGCGGTAAGTGCCTATCTTGTGGAGCCTGTGCTAAATAAAATTTTCGTTGAGAAAAACGAAAAGCTACTTTACATCTTACCTTGCGCCATCATCGCAATCTACGTGATAAAAAACATCGGAACCTTCATGCAGGCCTATTTTACGGCATATATCGGGCAAGATACGATTAGAAGATTTCGCGAAAAGATGGTTGCAAACCTTTTAAATTTAGATATGGACTTTTTCAACGAATTTAGAACCGGCGAGCTAATCAGCAGAACAACAAACGACATCGACCGCATAAGATCGATAGTTTCAAGCATGATCCCTGAACTTACGAGGGAATTTATAACTATCATCGGACTTCTTTGCGTCGTCATCTACCAAAGTCCAAAGCTGGCGTTTTTTGCCCTTGTCGTTATGCCAGTGGCGATCTATCCGATCTCGCGCCTTGCTAAAAGGATGAAGAAAATTTCAAAGCAGTCGCAAGAAAAAACATCAGACATCACCTCTGCGCTTAGTGAAATTTTTACAAATATCGAGATAATCAAAGCAAATAACGCCCAAGAATACGAGCATTCACGCTTTGTTGATGAAAATAACAAATTTTTCAAGTTAAATTTAAAAAGTGTCAAGATCGAGCAGCTAGTAAGCCCGCTAATGGAGACTATCGGCTCAATAGGCGTGGCGGCGGTCATCATCATAGGCGGCAAAGACGTCATCGACGGACATATAAACATGGGTGCATTCTTTTCATTTCTAACAGCGCTTTTCATGCTCTACACCCCGCTAAAACGCATCGTAAATATCTATAATAAGATGCAAGATGCCATCGCAGCAAGCGAGAGGACGTTTTTCTTAATGGATAAAGTAAGCCAGATAAAAGATGGCGAAAAAGAGCTAAATGAAGAGATAAATTTGATCAAATTTAACGACGTCCGCCTAAGCTACGGCGACAAAGAAGTCTTAAAAGGGATAAATTTAGAGGCAAATAAGTCAGAATTTATAGCCCTTGTTGGCTCAAGTGGTGGCGGAAAAAGCTCGCTTATGAATTTACTTATGAGATTTTACGATGTAAATGGCGGAGAAATTTTGATAAACGGCACAAATTTAAAAGATATCAAAATTCACTCAATTCGCCAAAATATCGGCCTTGTAACCCAGCGCGTCTATATCTTTAACGACACAGTTGCTAAAAACGTAGCTTACGGCAGAGAATTTGACGAAGAAGCCGTGATAAACGCACTAAAACTAGCCAATGCTTATGAGTTTGTAAGCAAGCTAGATAACGGCATAAACACTATCTTAAATGAATTTGGCACCAACCTCTCAGGCGGTCAAAGACAGCGCATTGCCATAGCTAGAGCGCTTTATCAAAATCCACAAATTCTAATCTTTGACGAGGCTACTTCTGCACTTGATAACGAGAGTGAAAAAGAGATCACAAAAGCGATAAATAATCTAAGAAGCAAAAAGATCATCTTTGTCATCGCTCACCGCTTAAGCACGGTTGAAAATGCCGATAAGATCGCAGTTTTGAGTGATGGCAAGATCATTGATAGTGGAAGCGACGAGGAGCTTAGCAAGAGAAATGAAATTTATGCAAGACTTAAGGGCAAAGCCTTAGTTTAA
- the cysS gene encoding cysteine--tRNA ligase encodes MRIFDTSKREKVEFSPIKDGEVSIYLCGPTVYDDAHLGHAKSAVSFDLLRRVLKALGYKVKFVRNYTDIDDKILNKMAQTGQTLEEITNKYIAHYESDMGALNVLDPDFKPKATQCLEAIISYIKVLMDRGVAYKTSDGIYFDTSKDSGYFSISGKDNNTDLIARVVCFCEKRDEKDFVLWKFDEKWYESPFGKGRPGWHTECVAMIREFLSDKENEEFEIDIHAGGIDLLFPHHENEASQCRCAYHKNLSKYWMHNGFIKVNNEKMSKSLNNSFFVKDALKNVHGEVLRYYLLTSHYRAHFNYSHEDLNASKKRLDKIYRLKKRVDGVQSGMASDSFKNELLEALSDDLNASKALASVDEFVKTANERLDNNPKDKAYKAEVVANLELIGEILGIAITNYVEYFQFGVSDEQKEQIKRLLDERAVAKKERNFARADEIRDELSRLNISIMDTPNGAVWERNNE; translated from the coding sequence ATGCGAATTTTTGATACTTCTAAAAGAGAAAAGGTTGAGTTTAGCCCTATTAAAGATGGCGAAGTTAGCATCTATTTGTGCGGTCCAACGGTCTATGACGACGCGCATTTGGGACATGCAAAGTCAGCCGTTAGCTTTGATCTTTTAAGAAGGGTCTTAAAAGCGCTTGGCTACAAGGTCAAATTTGTAAGAAACTACACCGACATCGACGATAAAATTTTAAATAAAATGGCGCAGACTGGTCAAACTCTTGAAGAGATCACAAACAAATATATAGCGCACTATGAGAGCGACATGGGTGCTTTAAACGTGCTTGATCCAGACTTTAAACCAAAGGCTACGCAGTGCTTGGAAGCGATCATTAGCTACATCAAAGTGCTTATGGATAGAGGTGTGGCGTATAAAACGAGCGATGGAATTTACTTTGACACGAGCAAGGATAGCGGATATTTTAGCATTAGCGGTAAGGATAACAACACCGATCTAATCGCACGCGTAGTATGTTTTTGCGAGAAAAGAGATGAAAAAGACTTTGTGCTTTGGAAATTTGACGAGAAATGGTACGAGAGCCCATTTGGCAAGGGTCGCCCTGGCTGGCACACTGAGTGTGTGGCGATGATAAGGGAGTTTTTAAGCGATAAAGAAAACGAAGAATTTGAGATCGACATCCACGCTGGCGGTATCGACCTGCTCTTTCCGCACCACGAAAATGAGGCAAGTCAGTGCAGATGCGCCTATCATAAAAATTTGAGCAAATACTGGATGCACAACGGCTTTATAAAAGTAAATAACGAAAAGATGAGCAAGAGCCTAAACAACAGCTTTTTTGTAAAAGACGCCCTAAAAAACGTTCATGGCGAAGTGCTTAGATATTACTTGCTTACGAGCCATTATAGAGCGCACTTTAACTACTCACACGAGGATCTAAACGCTTCAAAAAAGAGACTTGATAAAATTTACCGCCTCAAAAAAAGAGTTGATGGCGTGCAATCTGGCATGGCAAGTGATAGTTTTAAAAATGAGCTGCTTGAGGCGCTAAGTGATGATCTAAATGCTTCAAAAGCGCTTGCAAGCGTCGATGAGTTTGTAAAAACGGCAAATGAAAGACTTGATAACAACCCAAAAGATAAAGCTTATAAGGCCGAAGTGGTGGCAAATTTAGAGCTGATAGGCGAAATTTTAGGCATTGCTATCACAAACTATGTGGAGTATTTTCAGTTTGGCGTAAGTGACGAGCAAAAAGAGCAGATAAAGAGGCTTCTTGATGAGCGCGCGGTAGCTAAAAAAGAGAGAAATTTTGCAAGAGCTGATGAGATAAGAGATGAGCTTTCTCGCCTAAATATCTCTATCATGGATACGCCAAATGGCGCAGTTTGGGAGAGAAATAATGAATAA
- the murJ gene encoding murein biosynthesis integral membrane protein MurJ: protein MFIKGFFSNSVGIMTSRILGLVRDLLTASILGAGIFSDLFFIAFKIPNLFRRIFGEGAFTQAFLPNFTNNKKKAIFQAEIFIKFLLFIGVLTLLVNLFTPYFIKIIASGLSEQNITDAVPLVRINFYYLALVYIVTFMGALLQYKGHFATTAFSTALLNLAMIASLLLARGKSESVVALYLSFGVVAGGILQVLVHLVAMKFNALNKIFWGGLSGYFKGKRAQSKGFFINFYHGLLGSSAMQISAFMDTWLASFLVSGSISYLFYANRIFQLPLAIFAIALSQALFPKITRLLKQKDEVNALVWTKKSFYLLLCALLAATIAGVVLSEFIIWLLFERGNFVRANTTECAKVLSAYLVGLTPFGLAKIFSLWLYANMKQKEAAKISIICLVINLILAVILMQKFGAAGLAFASSLGGFLQLILYIRAFGAKRFLAIIEPKFIAAIAVAAVLLYFGLTFLKDIFNANF from the coding sequence ATGTTTATAAAAGGCTTTTTTTCAAACTCAGTTGGCATCATGACTTCAAGGATTTTAGGGCTTGTAAGAGATCTTTTAACGGCTTCTATCCTTGGTGCTGGCATATTTAGCGACCTTTTTTTTATAGCATTTAAGATACCAAATTTATTTCGCCGTATCTTTGGTGAGGGCGCTTTTACGCAGGCATTTTTGCCAAATTTTACAAACAACAAGAAAAAAGCGATCTTTCAAGCTGAAATTTTCATCAAATTTCTACTTTTTATAGGCGTTTTGACGCTTCTTGTAAATTTATTTACGCCCTACTTTATAAAGATCATCGCAAGCGGCTTGAGCGAGCAAAATATCACAGACGCAGTGCCACTTGTACGTATAAATTTCTACTATCTAGCCCTTGTTTATATCGTCACTTTCATGGGGGCGCTACTTCAGTATAAAGGGCATTTTGCTACGACTGCGTTTTCTACTGCGCTGCTAAATTTAGCCATGATCGCTTCACTACTTTTGGCTCGCGGCAAGAGTGAGAGCGTAGTTGCGCTTTATCTTAGCTTTGGCGTTGTTGCGGGCGGTATTTTGCAGGTTTTGGTGCATCTAGTTGCTATGAAATTTAACGCCTTAAATAAAATTTTCTGGGGTGGTCTAAGCGGATATTTTAAAGGCAAAAGAGCGCAGAGCAAAGGCTTTTTTATAAATTTCTACCATGGCTTACTTGGCTCAAGTGCTATGCAGATAAGCGCATTTATGGACACTTGGCTAGCTAGCTTTTTAGTAAGTGGCTCGATAAGCTACCTCTTTTATGCAAATAGAATTTTCCAGCTCCCACTTGCCATCTTTGCGATCGCGCTCTCTCAGGCGCTTTTTCCAAAGATCACCAGACTTTTAAAGCAAAAAGACGAAGTAAACGCCCTAGTTTGGACGAAAAAGAGCTTTTACCTGCTACTTTGCGCCCTGCTAGCAGCCACGATCGCAGGCGTTGTGCTAAGCGAGTTTATCATCTGGCTCTTGTTTGAAAGAGGAAATTTCGTAAGGGCAAACACGACCGAGTGCGCCAAGGTGCTAAGTGCTTATTTGGTGGGGCTTACGCCATTTGGACTGGCTAAAATTTTCTCACTTTGGCTCTATGCAAATATGAAGCAAAAAGAGGCAGCCAAAATTTCTATCATCTGCCTTGTGATAAATTTGATCCTAGCTGTCATTTTGATGCAGAAATTTGGAGCTGCTGGCCTTGCATTTGCAAGCTCGCTTGGGGGATTTTTGCAGCTTATTTTATATATAAGAGCCTTTGGAGCTAAGCGATTTTTAGCTATAATCGAGCCTAAATTTATAGCCGCTATCGCTGTTGCGGCGGTTTTGCTCTATTTTGGTTTAACATTTTTAAAGGATATATTTAATGCGAATTTTTGA